In Primulina huaijiensis isolate GDHJ02 chromosome 4, ASM1229523v2, whole genome shotgun sequence, a genomic segment contains:
- the LOC140974857 gene encoding uncharacterized protein gives MKSPEESLRAYIRRFNRVALDVPTCVTETKTTTFTQGLIEGEFFRSLTKNVPGDFDDLLSRAENYMNMEEAQKQKRETSTQDREVQECSRDLAPEHQLTRPEKNGFYTLHRVCYHNTEDCKTLKRDYVPPSIQRHSQSNKRLRVPPWTSRQPGPSARGDSRNALRSDLGRRREPEQERKKASPPAAGLIEMISRGSTNGDSDRATKSISRRYCMEVEGVRRNEAVISFGPEDLKGVNLPHNDALSVNVIFKDALVQMDSQSFQLETVETALFGFVGDVVYPEGETVLPLTLGSWDLKKTVMTTFTVVDSPSSYNIILGRPAMNEMRVVAYIYHQKIKFSVGSWVGEVQGDQPSSRKCYVETVRVDQSKARKEGKKARLDEGGGKIVKKEGGAFCS, from the exons ATGAAG AGCCCAGAAGAGAGTCTAAGGGCTTATATCAGAAGGTTTAACAGAGTTGCTCTAGATGTTCCCACGTGTGTCACCGAGACAAAGACAACTACATTCACCCAGGGCTTGATAGAGGGTGAGTTTTTCCGATCACTGACAAAGAATGTGCCAGGGGACTTTGATGATTTGTTGTCCCGGGCAGAAAATTATATGAACATGGAGGAAGCACAAAAGCAAAAAAGAGAGACT AGTACCCAGGATAGGGAGGTTCAGGAGTGCAGCAGAGATTTGGCCCCGGAGCATCAGCTTACTCGGCCTGAGAAGAATGGATTCTATACTCTCCACAGGGTGTGTTATCATAATACTGAAGATTGCAAAACATTGAAGAGAGATTATGTCCCGCCCTCCATCCAGAGACATAGTCAATCCAATAAAAGACTGAGAGTACCACCTTGGACGTCTCGACAGCCAGGACCCAGCGCCAGGGGAGATTCAAGAAATGCCCTGAGGAGTGATCTCGGTAGAAGGAGAGAGCCGGAGCAGGAGAGGAAGAAAGCCTCACCCCCTGCCGCAGGGTTAATCGAGATGATATCGAGAGGTTCCACTAACGGAGATTCCGACCGAGCCACGAAGTCGATCAGTAGGCGATATTGCATGGAAGTGGAGGGGGTAAGGAGGAATGAGGCCGTGATTAGCTTTGGACCGGAAGATTTGAAAGGTGTCAAtctaccccacaatgatgccct TTCTGTTaatgttatttttaaggatGCCCTGGTGCAAATGGATTCTCAAAGTTTTCAGTTGGAAACCGTGGAGACTGCGCTTTTTGGCTTTGTTGGCGATGTTGTTTATCCGGAAGGGGAGACTGTCCTGCCTTTGACTTTAGGCTCCTGGGATCTTAAGAAAACAGTGATGACCACTTTCACTGTGGTGGATTCTCCATCATCATATAACATTATTTTGGGACGGCCTGCCATGAATGAGATGAGGGTCGTAGCATACATTTACCACCAAAAGATCAAGTTTTCCGTGGGAAGCTGGGTGGGTGAAGTCCAGGGAGATCAACCTTCTTCCCGAAAATGTTATGTGGAGACAGTCCGGGTGGACCAGAGTAAAGCCCGGAAGGAGGGGAAAAAGGCGAGACTTGATGAAGGAGGAGGGAAAATAGTAAAGAAAGAGGGAGGTGCATTTTGTAGCTGA
- the LOC140974858 gene encoding uncharacterized protein yields the protein MAEHHLNILPESHPMKQKKRHFGPEKEKFIDVQVKDLLQAGNIREIQFSTWFSNVVLVPKSTGKWRMCVDFRELNKACPKDHYPLPRIDQLKNAETTYQRLMNKVFEKQLCRNVEVYVDDIFGKSKKVADFISDLEETFATLMCYGIKLDPAKCIFGVKSGKFLGFIVTDRGIKVNQEKVKSVLSMPSPRSVKEVKKLTGMIASLSRFISRSAHRSYPFFPVLRKARHFGWNEKCEQAFRDLKSHLAELPVLVKPDPGEKLFVYLSTTEYAVSSVLIKEEGYDQKLVYYVSHALRGPELRYSEEDYDSLKGIRTDDQVESGVGEYDIEYKPRVAIKAHALSDFLSEMVQPDEEEIGALKNIPQDENGEADALAKMVASLSEVSTREILQVSWLVLSTEEETLLTLDDSWMTPLIKFIISKELPEDKAQAQKIKREAHMFVLLNNVLHRRSFHGPLFKCLSSVEVDYVLQEIHEGCCGEHLRGVALARKTMLAGFWWPTITQNSARVVLACEEVVNKIILQASKTRLHDKRKEWVEELPSVLWAYRTTLRTPTQETPFYLVYGSEAVLPVGIGQTSARVESYPRDNDQIRAIELDFVEEKRQRALIRMEAYRGRVMKSYNKKVRIRDFQVGDLVMKKVNQAGDVGKLEARWEGPYRITRKI from the exons ATGGCCGAGCATCACTTGAATATCCTCCCGGAATCCCACCCGATGAAGCAAAAGAAGAGACACTTTGGTCCTGAGAAGGAAAAATTTATTGATGTACAGGTGAAAGATCTGCTGCAAGCCGGCAACATTCGGGAAATACAATTCTCTACATGGTTCTCGAATGTGGTACTGGTCCCAAAGTCCACCGGGAAGTGGAGGATGTGCGTGGATTTTCGGGAACTTAACAAAGCTTGTCCTAAGGACCACTATCCCCTGCCCAGGATTGACCA GTTGAAGAATGCCGAGACCACATACCAGCGTCTTATGAACAAAGTATTTGAGAAGCAATTGTGCAGGAATGTGGAGGTATACGTGGATGATATTTTTGGCAAGTCTAAGAAGGTTGCTGATTTTATTTCTGATTTGGAGGAAACTTTTGCCACTTTGATGTGTTATGGAATCAAGCTCGATCCAGCCAAGTGTATCTTTGGCGTAAAGAGTGGCAAGTTTTTGGGTTTTATAGTGACAGACAGGGGAATTAAGGTGAATCAGGAGAAGGTCAAGTCTGTGTTAAGCATGCCATCTCCTCGATCTGTTAAAGAAGTGAAAAAGCTGACTGGGATGATTGCTTCTCTTTCTCGGTTTATATCCCGGTCAGCACACAGGAGTTACCCTTTTTTCCCGGTCCTAAGAAAGGCTCGACATTTTGGGTGGAATGAGAAGTGTGAACAAGCCTTCCGGGATCTTAAAAGTCATCTGGCAGAGCTTCCTGTCCTGGTAAAACCAGATCCCGGGGAAAAATTGTTTGTTTACTTATCTACtacagagtatgctgtcagctcAGTACTGATAAAAGAAGAAGGTTATGATCAGAAGCTTGTCTATTACGTCAGCCATGCTCTAAGGGGACCCGAGCTCCGATATAGCGAG GAGGATTATGATTCACTCAAAGGTATACGGACGGATGATCAAGTGGAAAGTGGAGTTGGGGAATATGATATTGAGTATAAACCCCGAGTTGCTATTAAAGCACATGCTCTATCAGATTTTTTATCCGAGATGGTTCAACCAGATGAAGAGGAG ATTGGAGCATTGAAAAACATACCTCAGGATGAGAATGGGGAGGCAGATGCTCTGGCCAAAATGGTTGCCTCTTTATCAGAAGTCAGCACCCGGGAAATATTGCAAGTTTCCTGGCTAGTCCTCTCCACGGAAGAAGAAACATTGCTGACACTAGATGATTCTTGGATGACACCCCTGATCAAATTCATTATAAGCAAGGAATTGCCTGAAGACAAAGCTCAAGCTCAAAAAATCAAGAGAGAAGCTCACATGTTTGTTCTCTTAAATAATGTCTTGCACAGGAGATCATTTCATGGACCCCTATTTAAGTGCTTATCTTCGGTGGAGGTGGATTATGTCCTCCAAGAAATTCATGAAGGGTGTTGTGGCGAGCATCTCAGAGGAGTAGCATTAGCTCGGAAAACAATGCTTGCTGGATTCTGGTGGCCAACTATTACCCAGAACTCTGCCCGAGTGGTCCTGGCCTGTGAAG AGGTTGTGAACAAGATCATTTTGCAAGCCTCGAAAACTAGGCTACATGACAAAAGAAAAGAATGGGTAGAGGAATTGCCTAGTGTTCTCTGGGCATACAGAACTACTCTCCGGacacctactcaagaaactcctttttatttagtatatggttctgaagcagtTCTTCCAGTTGGAATAGGACAAACTTCTGCCAGGGTAGAATCTTACCCGAGAGATAATGATCAAATCCGGGCTATAGAATTGGATTTTGTGGAAGAAAAAAGACAACGGGCCCTAATTCGAATGGAAGCTTATCGAGGTCGGGTTATGAAATCATATAACAAGAAAGTCCGAATCCGAGACTTCCAAGTAGGAGATCTGgtcatgaaaaaagttaatCAAGCGGGAGATGTGGGAAAGTTGGAAGCTCGATGGGAAGGGCCTTATAGAATAACCCGGAAG atataa